A region of Flavobacterium indicum GPTSA100-9 = DSM 17447 DNA encodes the following proteins:
- the rpsA gene encoding 30S ribosomal protein S1 — translation MAEINKEQQEFLNSFNWHNYAEGIDAIDEKNLQEFEELVTKTFISTGDEEVVEGVVVRLTDRDAIVDINAKSEGAISLNEFRYNPNLKVGDKVEVLIDVREDKSGQLVLSHKKARTIKAWDRVIAANESGEIVNGFVKCRTKGGMIVDVFGIEAFLPGSQIDVKPIRDYDQYVNKTMEFKVVKINHEFKNVVVSHKALIEADIEVQKKEIIGQLEKGQVLEGVVKNITSYGVFIDLGGVDGLIHITDLSWSRINHPSEVLELDQKLNVVILDFDDEKTRIQLGLKQLNAHPWDALDANLKVGDKVKGKVVVLADYGAFIEVAEGVEGLIHVSEMSWSTHLRSAQDFVKVGDEVEAVILTLDREERKMSLGIKQMTTDPWTDITAKYPVGSKHTGIVRNFTNFGIFVELEEGIDGLVYISDLSWTKKIKHPSEFVNVGDKLDVVVLELDVEGRKLSLGHKQTTENPWDKVEANFGLGTVHNGTVTEMVDKGATVDFGDNVQGFVPTRHLEKEDGKKLKKGDTAEFKVIEFNKEFKRIVASHTAIFREEEEKVVKEAEAKVTTSTQAEKSTLGDIDALAELKAKMEKGEK, via the coding sequence ATGGCTGAAATTAACAAAGAACAACAAGAGTTCTTAAATTCATTTAACTGGCATAATTACGCAGAAGGAATTGATGCTATTGACGAAAAAAATCTTCAAGAATTTGAAGAATTAGTAACTAAAACTTTCATTTCTACAGGTGATGAAGAAGTGGTAGAAGGTGTAGTGGTAAGATTAACAGATAGAGATGCTATCGTTGATATTAACGCTAAATCTGAAGGTGCTATTTCTTTAAATGAGTTCCGTTACAACCCGAACTTAAAAGTGGGTGACAAAGTAGAAGTATTAATCGACGTTAGAGAAGATAAATCAGGTCAATTAGTATTATCTCACAAAAAAGCTAGAACAATCAAAGCATGGGATAGAGTTATTGCTGCTAACGAGTCTGGAGAAATCGTTAATGGTTTCGTTAAATGCAGAACTAAAGGCGGTATGATCGTTGACGTATTTGGTATTGAAGCATTCTTACCAGGTTCTCAAATCGATGTTAAACCTATCCGTGATTACGATCAATATGTGAACAAAACTATGGAATTCAAAGTGGTTAAAATTAACCATGAGTTCAAAAACGTAGTAGTATCTCACAAAGCGTTAATCGAAGCTGATATCGAAGTTCAGAAAAAAGAAATTATCGGTCAGTTAGAAAAAGGTCAAGTATTAGAAGGTGTTGTTAAAAACATTACTTCTTATGGTGTATTCATTGACTTAGGAGGTGTTGACGGATTAATCCACATCACTGACTTATCTTGGTCAAGAATTAACCACCCATCTGAAGTTTTAGAATTAGACCAAAAATTAAACGTAGTAATCTTAGACTTTGATGATGAGAAAACTCGTATTCAATTAGGTTTAAAACAATTAAATGCTCATCCTTGGGATGCTTTAGATGCTAACTTAAAAGTTGGAGATAAAGTAAAAGGTAAAGTAGTTGTTTTAGCTGATTACGGTGCTTTCATTGAAGTAGCTGAAGGTGTTGAAGGATTAATCCACGTTTCTGAAATGTCATGGTCAACTCACTTAAGAAGTGCTCAAGACTTCGTAAAAGTTGGTGATGAGGTAGAAGCGGTTATCTTAACTTTAGATAGAGAAGAAAGAAAAATGTCTTTAGGTATCAAACAAATGACTACTGATCCTTGGACAGATATCACTGCTAAATATCCTGTAGGTTCTAAACACACAGGTATCGTTAGAAACTTTACTAACTTCGGAATTTTCGTTGAGTTAGAAGAAGGAATTGACGGTTTAGTGTACATCTCTGATTTATCTTGGACTAAGAAAATCAAACACCCATCTGAATTTGTAAATGTAGGTGATAAGTTAGATGTTGTTGTATTAGAATTAGATGTTGAAGGTAGAAAATTATCTTTAGGTCATAAACAAACTACTGAAAACCCTTGGGATAAAGTAGAAGCTAACTTCGGATTAGGAACTGTTCATAATGGTACTGTTACTGAAATGGTTGACAAAGGTGCAACTGTTGATTTTGGTGATAATGTACAAGGTTTTGTTCCAACACGTCACTTAGAGAAAGAAGATGGTAAAAAATTGAAAAAAGGTGATACTGCAGAATTCAAAGTAATTGAGTTCAATAAAGAATTCAAAAGAATTGTTGCTTCTCACACAGCTATCTTCAGAGAAGAAGAGGAAAAAGTAGTTAAAGAGGCTGAGGCTAAAGTTACTACTTCAACTCAAGCTGAGAAATCTACATTAGGAGATATCGATGCTTTAGCTGAATTAAAAGCTAAAATGGAAAAAGGAGAAAAATAA